A window from Dromaius novaehollandiae isolate bDroNov1 chromosome 1, bDroNov1.hap1, whole genome shotgun sequence encodes these proteins:
- the PRDX4 gene encoding peroxiredoxin-4 isoform X2: MAARGAWRRAVNGRGARAGAVNGRGGGRAPGAGRVPARQRGSWGESHVRRRAAVSGAGRGGLAPAPAAAGGSRSAEPNPPLGVSKPAPYWEGTAVISGEFKELKLTDYEGKYLIFFFYPLDFTFVCPTEIIAFSDRIEEFRAINTEVVACSVDSKFTHLAWINTPRKQGGLGPMKIPLLSDLTHQISKDYGVYLEDQGHTLRGLFIIDNKRILRQITMNDLPVGRSVDETLRLVQAFQYTDKHGEVCPAGWKPGSETIKPEEAMRVWWPREEL, encoded by the exons ATGGCGGCACGCGGGGCGTGGCGGCGGGCCGTTaacggccgcggggcccgggctggGGCCGTTAACGGCCGCGGGGGAGGGCGCGCTCCTGGGGCGGGGCGCGTGCCTGCGCGGCAGCGAGGCTCATGGGGGGAGAGCCACGTCAGGCGCCGTGCAGCGGtcagcggcgcggggagggggggcctggcaccggcaccggcggcggcgggaggatcCCGCTCGGCGGAGCCAAACCCGCCCCTGGGCG TCTCCAAGCCTGCACCTTACTGGGAAGGAACAGCAGTCATAAGTGGAGAATTTAAAGAGCTGAAATTAACAGATTATGAAGGAAAATACCTTATCTTCTTTTTCTATCCTCTTGACTT TACGTTTGTATGTCCAACTGAGATAATCGCCTTCAGTGACAGAATTGAAGAATTCAGAGCAATAAATACCGAAGTAGTAGCATGTTCAGTGGACTCAAAGTTCACTCACTTAGCATG GATCAATACTCCTCGAAAACAAGGAGGACTTGGACCAATGAAGATTCCACTTCTTTCAGATTTGACACACCAAATTTCAAAGGACTATGGCGTATATCTGGAAGATCAAGGGCATACGCTTAG AGGCCTTTTCATTATTGACAATAAGAGAATCCTTCGACAGATCACAATGAACGACCTTCCTGTTGGGAGATCAGTGGATGAAACGCTTCGTTTAGTACAAGCATTTCAATACACAGACAAACATGGAGAAG tttgcccTGCTGGTTGGAAACCTGGCAGTGAAACA ATCAAACCAGAGGAAGCCATGAGAGTGTGGTGGCCAAGGGAAGAACT ATAA
- the PRDX4 gene encoding peroxiredoxin-4 isoform X3, with protein MEAARRLRAGRWALLALLAAAALRGAAAEPEEPRRARGEEQCHYYAGGQVYPGEAARLPVSDHSLHLSQAKISKPAPYWEGTAVISGEFKELKLTDYEGKYLIFFFYPLDFTFVCPTEIIAFSDRIEEFRAINTEVVACSVDSKFTHLAWINTPRKQGGLGPMKIPLLSDLTHQISKDYGVYLEDQGHTLRGLFIIDNKRILRQITMNDLPVGRSVDETLRLVQAFQYTDKHGEVCPAGWKPGSETIIPDPAGKLKYFDKLN; from the exons atggaggcggcgcggcggctgcgggccgggcggtgggcgctgctggcgctgctggcggcggcaGCGCTTCGCGGGGCGGCGGCAGAGCCCGAGGAGCCACGACGGGCGCGGGGCGAGGAGCAGTGCCACTACTATGCGGGAGGGCAGGTCTACCCGGGGGAGGCGGCTCGCCTGCCCGTGTCCGACCACTCGCTGCATCTCAGCCAGGCCAAGA TCTCCAAGCCTGCACCTTACTGGGAAGGAACAGCAGTCATAAGTGGAGAATTTAAAGAGCTGAAATTAACAGATTATGAAGGAAAATACCTTATCTTCTTTTTCTATCCTCTTGACTT TACGTTTGTATGTCCAACTGAGATAATCGCCTTCAGTGACAGAATTGAAGAATTCAGAGCAATAAATACCGAAGTAGTAGCATGTTCAGTGGACTCAAAGTTCACTCACTTAGCATG GATCAATACTCCTCGAAAACAAGGAGGACTTGGACCAATGAAGATTCCACTTCTTTCAGATTTGACACACCAAATTTCAAAGGACTATGGCGTATATCTGGAAGATCAAGGGCATACGCTTAG AGGCCTTTTCATTATTGACAATAAGAGAATCCTTCGACAGATCACAATGAACGACCTTCCTGTTGGGAGATCAGTGGATGAAACGCTTCGTTTAGTACAAGCATTTCAATACACAGACAAACATGGAGAAG tttgcccTGCTGGTTGGAAACCTGGCAGTGAAACA ATAATTCCTGATCCCGCTGGGAAACTGAAGTATTTTGACAAACTAAACTGA
- the PRDX4 gene encoding peroxiredoxin-4 isoform X1 codes for MAARGAWRRAVNGRGARAGAVNGRGGGRAPGAGRVPARQRGSWGESHVRRRAAVSGAGRGGLAPAPAAAGGSRSAEPNPPLGVSKPAPYWEGTAVISGEFKELKLTDYEGKYLIFFFYPLDFTFVCPTEIIAFSDRIEEFRAINTEVVACSVDSKFTHLAWINTPRKQGGLGPMKIPLLSDLTHQISKDYGVYLEDQGHTLRGLFIIDNKRILRQITMNDLPVGRSVDETLRLVQAFQYTDKHGEVCPAGWKPGSETIIPDPAGKLKYFDKLN; via the exons ATGGCGGCACGCGGGGCGTGGCGGCGGGCCGTTaacggccgcggggcccgggctggGGCCGTTAACGGCCGCGGGGGAGGGCGCGCTCCTGGGGCGGGGCGCGTGCCTGCGCGGCAGCGAGGCTCATGGGGGGAGAGCCACGTCAGGCGCCGTGCAGCGGtcagcggcgcggggagggggggcctggcaccggcaccggcggcggcgggaggatcCCGCTCGGCGGAGCCAAACCCGCCCCTGGGCG TCTCCAAGCCTGCACCTTACTGGGAAGGAACAGCAGTCATAAGTGGAGAATTTAAAGAGCTGAAATTAACAGATTATGAAGGAAAATACCTTATCTTCTTTTTCTATCCTCTTGACTT TACGTTTGTATGTCCAACTGAGATAATCGCCTTCAGTGACAGAATTGAAGAATTCAGAGCAATAAATACCGAAGTAGTAGCATGTTCAGTGGACTCAAAGTTCACTCACTTAGCATG GATCAATACTCCTCGAAAACAAGGAGGACTTGGACCAATGAAGATTCCACTTCTTTCAGATTTGACACACCAAATTTCAAAGGACTATGGCGTATATCTGGAAGATCAAGGGCATACGCTTAG AGGCCTTTTCATTATTGACAATAAGAGAATCCTTCGACAGATCACAATGAACGACCTTCCTGTTGGGAGATCAGTGGATGAAACGCTTCGTTTAGTACAAGCATTTCAATACACAGACAAACATGGAGAAG tttgcccTGCTGGTTGGAAACCTGGCAGTGAAACA ATAATTCCTGATCCCGCTGGGAAACTGAAGTATTTTGACAAACTAAACTGA